A window of the Cannabis sativa cultivar Pink pepper isolate KNU-18-1 chromosome X, ASM2916894v1, whole genome shotgun sequence genome harbors these coding sequences:
- the LOC115705074 gene encoding transcription termination factor MTERF4, chloroplastic — MASSLLRGRRIITKILSTSPKFPPNSYPVSQSNQNPSPQLPQIQNPSRVLQVCVFSTQFPEYEMPSVTWGVVQGRKEKLVSRVIICDYLKSLGIITDELESLELPSTVEVMRERVEFIMRLGLTVDDINEYPLMLGCSVRKNLIPVLGYLEKIGIQRSKLGEFVKNYPQVLHASVVVELAPVIKSLRGLDVEKEDIGYVLMKYPEILGFKLEGTMSTSVAYLVSIGVNPRDIGPMVTQYPYFLGMRVGTMIKPLVDYLVSLGLPKKILSRMLEKRAYILGYDLDETVKPNVECLLSFGVRKESLASVIAQYPQIIGLPLKAKMSSQQYFFNLKLKVDPEGFARVMEKMPQIISLNQNVILKPVEFLLGRGLPSGDVAKMVVKCPQLVALRVDRMKNSYYFFKSEMGRPLQELVEFPEYFTYSLESRIKPRYNRLQNKGIRTSLNWFLNCSDQRFEERLQGDYIEPERSGPSFCMGGKLELPGSEIVSDDEEEESDNEVLYKRTVSL; from the coding sequence ATGGCGAGCTCACTACTGAGAGGAAGAAGAATAATCACCAAAATACTCTCCACAAGTCCAAAATTCCCACCAAATTCTTACCCAGTTTCACAATCCAACCAAAACCCATCTCCCCAACTTCCCCAAATCCAAAACCCTTCAAGGGTTTTACAGGTTTGTGTGTTCTCAACTCAGTTTCCCGAGTACGAAATGCCCTCAGTGACTTGGGGTGTGGTTCAGGGAAGAAAAGAGAAGCTTGTGTCTAGGGTTATAATATGTGATTACTTAAAGAGCTTAGGCATAATTACTGATGAATTAGAGAGCTTAGAATTGCCTTCTACAGTTGAGGTTATGAGAGAACGAGTTGAGTTCATAATGAGGTTAGGATTAACTGTTGATGACATAAATGAGTACCCTTTAATGCTTGGATGTAGTGttagaaaaaatcttatacCTGTTTTAGGTTACTTGGAGAAGATTGGTATTCAAAGATCAAAACTTGGTGAGTTTGTTAAGAATTATCCTCAAGTTTTACATGCTAGTGTTGTTGTTGAGCTTGCTCCTGTTATTAAATCGCTTCGCGGACTCGATGTTGAGAAGGAAGATATTGGTTATGTTTTGATGAAGTATCCTGAAATACTTGGGTTTAAGCTTGAAGGAACAATGAGTACCTCAGTTGCTTATCTTGTTAGTATTGGTGTTAATCCTAGAGATATTGGTCCAATGGTAACTCAGTACCCTTATTTTTTGGGAATGAGAGTTGGGACAATGATTAAACCACTTGTTGATTACTTAGTTTCATTGGGTTTGCCTAAGAAGATTTTATCTAGGATGTTGGAGAAGAGGGCTTATATACTTGGTTATGATCTTGATGAGACAGTTAAGCCTAATGTGGAATGTTTGTTGAGTTTTGGAGTTAGAAAAGAATCACTTGCATCTGTTATAGCTCAGTATCCACAAATCATTGGGTTACCATTGAAAGCTAAGATGTCTTCACAACAATACTTTTTCAATTTGAAGCTCAAGGTTGATCCCGAAGGCTTTGCTCGAGTAATGGAGAAGATGCCACAGATTATCAGTCTTAACCAAAATGTGATACTGAAACCTGTTGAGTTTCTGCTCGGACGGGGATTACCATCCGGTGATGTAGCTAAGATGGTTGTGAAATGCCCACAGTTGGTTGCGTTGAGAGTTGATCGAATGAAGAAcagttattattttttcaagAGTGAGATGGGGAGACCATTGCAAGAGCTTGTAGAGTTTCCTGAATACTTTACTTATAGTTTAGAGTCTAGGATTAAACCTAGGTACAATAGGTTACAGAACAAGGGTATTAGGACATCATTGAATTGGTTCTTGAATTGTAGTGACCAGAGATTTGAAGAGAGGTTACAAGGGGATTATATTGAACCAGAAAGATCAGGGCCATCATTTTGTATGGGTGGAAAATTAGAGCTACCTGGTAGTGAGATTGTgtctgatgatgaagaagaagagagtgaCAATGAAGTACTTTACAAAAGAACTGTTTCTCTTTGA
- the LOC133031721 gene encoding cytosolic sulfotransferase 5-like codes for MSDSMMISTQQHENELYSYEDQNKEKESFVSQLPKTKGWLGSNSTLCLYQNFWCPPTIVPNIISFQNHFQALDEDIIIASKPKSGTTWLKALLFSIVNRANTTLSNTPLLSSNPHELVPFFEFNLYTRNQKNPPLIKNIPSPRLFSTHIPYDSLPKSITKSQSRIIYICRNPLDTIISHWHFANQADDSDHLDHCSSKWTLEEFVDAYCNGEEVYGPFWSHILGYWKQSVENPQKVMFFKYEELKKDTKTQVKRLAEFVGFPFSLEEEALGIVDEILELCSLKNLKELDVNKHGKFMPYFENKSYFRKGEVGDWINHLNSATVERVKKLVHKKLNSSGLIL; via the coding sequence ATGAGTGATTCCATGATGATAAGTACCCAACAACATGAGAATGAGTTATATAGCTATGAAGATCAAAACAAGGAAAAAGAGTCATTTGTTTCCCAACTCCCTAAAACCAAAGGATGGTTAGGATCTAATAGTACTCTTTGCTTGTACCAAAACTTTTGGTGTCCACCAACAATTGTTCCCAACATAATTTCATTCCAAAATCACTTCCAAGCTCTTGATGAAGACATAATTATAGCCTCAAAGCCAAAATCAGGCACCACTTGGTTGAAAGCCCTTTTGTTCTCAATCGTCAATAGAGCCAACACCACACTCTCCAACACCCCTTTGCTTAGTTCTAACCCTCATGAGCTTGTACCCTTTTTTGAGTTTAATTTGTATACAAGAAACCAAAAAAATCCCcctctaataaaaaatattccatcTCCAAGACTATTCTCCACTCACATACCTTATGACTCTTTACCAAAATCTATTACAAAATCGCAGTCTCGAATTATCTATATATGTCGAAACCCTCTTGATACCATCATTTCTCATTGGCATTTTGCAAATCAAGCTGATGATAGTGATCATCTCGACCATTGTTCTTCAAAGTGGACTTTAGAGGAGTTTGTGGATGCATATTGCAATGGTGAGGAAGTTTATGGGCCATTTTGGAGCCATATTCTTGGATATTGGAAGCAAAGTGTAGAGAATCCTCAAAAGGTTATGTTTTTCAAGTATGAAGAGTTGAAAAAGGACACTAAAACTCAAGTGAAAAGGTTGGctgagtttgttgggtttcctttttctttggaGGAAGAGGCACTAGGTATTGTTGATGAAATATTGGAGCTTTGtagtttgaaaaatttgaagGAATTGGATGTGAATAAACATGGAAAATTCATgccatattttgaaaataaaagttaTTTCAGAAAAGGAGAAGTGGGAGACTGGATTAATCATCTTAATTCGGCTACAGTAGAACGTGTTAAAAAACTAGTCCATAAGAAGTTAAATTCTTCTGGTTTGATACTTTAA
- the LOC115705084 gene encoding uncharacterized protein LOC115705084, whose product MNNPENENNDHGEVFLDESDILQEINVDDEDLPDVDDEEGASEAEMADEPDDSMHIFTGHTDELYSVACSPTDALLVATGGGDDKGFLWKIGQGDWAFELQGHKDSVSSLAYSSDGQLLASGSFDGVIQIWDTSTGDLKCVLDGPGDGIEWVRWHPRGHLVLAGSQDSTVWMWNADKGTYLNMFQGHSSTVTCGEFTPDGKTICTGSDDASLIIWNPKTGDNIHAVRGYPYHTEGITSLAISPDSSLALTGSKNGSVHIVNISTGRVVTSLVSHTDSIECLAFAPSSPWAATGSMDKKLIIWDLQHSSPRCTGEHEDGVTCLTWLGETRFIATGCADGKVRIWDCLSGDCVRTFSGHSDVIQGLSISANKDYLVSVSLDGTARVFEIAEYQ is encoded by the exons ATGAACAATCCTGAGAATGAGAATAATGATCATGGTGAAGTTTTCCTTGATGAGTCTGACATTCTCCAGGAAATTAATGTAGATGATGAag ACCTTCCTGATGTGGACGATGAAGAGGGTGCCTCTGAAGCTGAAATGGCTG ATGAGCCTGATGATTCTATGCACATATTCACGGGTCATACTG ACGAGCTATACTCGGTTGCTTGCAGCCCAACAGATGCCTTGTTAGTAGCAACTGGGGGTGGAGATGACAAAGGTTTTCTTTGGAAGATCGGTCAAGGAGATTGGGCTTTTGAGCTTCAAG GTCACAAGGATTCTGTGTCTAGTTTGGCATATAGTTCTGATGGGCAGTTGCTTGCATCTGGAAGCTTTGACGGGGTCATCCAAATATGGGACACTTCCACAGGAGATCTCAAGTGTGTGCTTGATGGTCCTGGAGATGGAATTGAG TGGGTCAGATGGCATCCTAGAGGGCATCTCGTGTTAGCAGGTTCCCAGGATTCCACCGTTTGGATGTGGAATGCTGACAAAGGCACCTATCTTAACATGTTTCAAGGTCACAGCAGCACTGTAACTTGTGGTGAATTTACTCCTGATG GTAAAACAATATGTACTGGATCTGATGATGCATCTTTAATAATATGGAATCCTAAAACTGGTGACAATATTCATGCTGTAAGAG GATATCCATATCACACTGAAGGAATTACATCTTTGGCAATAAGCCCTGATTCATCTCTTGCCCTTACTGGTTCAAAGAATGGCTCTGTTCACATTGTAAATATATCTACCGGAAGG GTTGTTACTTCTCTGGTATCTCATACAGATTCAATAGAATGCCTCGCGTTTGCACCAAG TTCCCCTTGGGCTGCAACAGGTAGTATGGATAAGAAGCTTATTATCTGGGATTTGCAGCATTCATCGCCCCGTTGTACAGGTGAACATGAG GATGGGGTTACTTGCTTGACATGGCTCGGTGAAACTAGGTTCATAGCAACTGGATGCGCTGATGGAAAAGTTCGAATATGGGATTGTCTCTCGGGTGACTGTGTAAGAACCTTTAGCGGGCACTCGGATGTCATCCAAGGTCTTTCTATTTCTGCCAATAAAGATTATCTTGTTTCAGTATCGCTCGATGGAACTGCTCGAGTTTTCGAGATTGCTGAGTATCAATAA
- the LOC115705159 gene encoding pentatricopeptide repeat-containing protein At3g14730 isoform X1, with protein MKPLLHHYSSSKLQHRYSVKDLRTCITLLQSCANERNLIKGKQVHSFMVTNGFLINSPPSITSVINMYSKCQRMNEAVSVFNHPSDEDRNVFAFNAVIAGFIANERSKDGFEFYRRMREVGVVVPDKYTFPCVIKACFDSIEVRKIHGLLFKLGLDLDIFVGSALVNTYLKFGLMEYAQQVFVKMPEKDVVLWNAMVNGYAQIGCFDEALEMFRIMSREGFVVPSSYTVTGVLSIFAVTGDIYNGRGVHGFVVKMGYDSGVTVLNALIDVYGKCKCNNDALNIFEMMNEKDIFSWNSIISVLEQCGDHDGTIRLFDRMLRVGVLPDLVTITTVLPACSNLAALMHGREIHGYMIRKSLGNNGDCQHKFIDDVLMNNALMDMYAKCGSMRIAHKIFDKMSSKDTASWNIMIMGYGMHGNGNEALNMFARMGEANFKPDEVTLVGVLSACNHAGLLRQGRKFFSQMTTKYSVVPTIEHYTCVIDMLGRAGKLKEAYEMVLTMPIEANPVVWRALLAACRLHGDADLAKVAAERVIELEPGHCGSYVLISNIYGVDGQYEEVSEVRETMRQQNVKKTPGCSWIELKEGVNTFVTGDRGHPDAHLIYSELNSLTANLCDHGYVPHI; from the coding sequence ATGAAACCTCTTCTTCATCATTATTCAAGTTCGAAGCTTCAGCATCGTTACTCAGTGAAAGACCTCCGAACATGTATAACCTTATTACAATCTTGTGCAAATGAGAGAAATCTGATTAAAGGTAAGCAAGTTCACTCATTTATGGTCACCAATGGCTTCCTTATTAACTCTCCTCCTTCAATTACAAGTGTTATTAATATGTACTCAAAGTGTCAAAGAATGAACGAAGCTGTTTCTGTTTTTAATCATCCGAGTGATGAAGATCGTAACGTGTTCGCATTCAATGCTGTGATAGCTGGATTCATTGCTAATGAGAGATCCAAAGATGGGTTTGAGTTTTACAGAAGAATGCGTGAAGTGGGTGTTGTTGTTCCTGATAAGTATACTTTTCCTTGTGTAATTAAAGCTTGTTTTGATTCAATTGAGGTTAGGAAGATTCATGGGTTGTTGTTTAAACTTGGGTTGGATTTGGATATCTTTGTTGGTAGTGCTTTGGTTAATACTTACTTGAAATTTGGGTTAATGGAGTATGCACAACAAGTGTTTGTGAAAATGCCTGAGAAAGATGTTGTGTTGTGGAATGCTATGGTTAATGGGTATGCACAGATTGGGTGTTTTGATGAAGCTTTGGAGATGTTTAGGATTATGAGTAGAGAAGGTTTTGTTGTGCCAAGTAGTTATACAGTTACTGGGGTGTTGTCGATTTTCGCAGTGACAGGAGATATCTACAATGGAAGAGGTGTTCATGGTTTTGTGGTGAAAATGGGGTATGATTCTGGTGTTACTGTTTTAAATGctttgattgatgtttatggGAAATGTAAGTGTAATAATGATGCATTGAATATTTTTGAGATGATGAATGAGAAGGATATTTTTTCATGGAACTCAATTATATCTGTTCTTGAACAATGTGGTGATCATGATGGTACAATTAGGCTTTTTGATAGGATGTTAAGGGTTGGAGTTTTGCCTGATTTGGTTACTATAACTACAGTTCTTCCGGCTTGTTCTAATCTAGCTGCGTTAATGCACGGTAGAGAGATTCATGGATACATGATTCGTAAATCGTTGGGAAACAATGGCGATTGTCAACACAAGTTTATCGACGATGTGTTGATGAACAATGCTCTTATGGACATGTATGCGAAATGTGGGAGTATGAGAATTGCTCATAAGATTTTCGATAAGATGAGTAGTAAAGACACAGCTTCATGGAATATTATGATAATGGGATACGGTATGCATGGAAATGGCAATGAGGCGCTAAACATGTTTGCTCGAATGGGTGAGGCGAATTTCAAGCCTGATGAGGTCACACTAGTTGGTGTACTATCAGCTTGCAATCATGCTGGTTTGTTAAGACAAGGGCGCAAGTTTTTCTCCCAAATGACAACGAAATACAGCGTGGTTCCAACCATCGAGCACTATACTTGTGTGATTGACATGCTCGGTAGAGCTGGGAAACTTAAGGAGGCATACGAAATGGTACTAACAATGCCAATCGAGGCCAACCCTGTCGTGTGGAGAGCCTTATTGGCAGCATGTCGGCTTCATGGTGATGCAGACCTTGCCAAGGTTGCTGCAGAACGAGTAATCGAGCTTGAACCAGGGCATTGTGGTAGTTATGTTCTGATATCCAATATTTATGGAGTAGATGGTCAATATGAAGAAGTATCAGAAGTTAGAGAAACAATGAGACAACAAAATGTGAAGAAAACACCTGGTTGTAGTTGGATTGAGCTCAAGGAAGGTGTAAATACTTTTGTTACTGGTGATAGGGGCCATCCAGATGCCCATTTGATTTATTCTGAATTGAATTCATTAACTGCTAACCTTTGTGATCATGGATATGTGCCCCATATCTAA
- the LOC115705159 gene encoding pentatricopeptide repeat-containing protein At3g14730 isoform X2 produces the protein MKPLLHHYSSSKLQHRYSVKDLRTCITLLQSCANERNLIKAGFIANERSKDGFEFYRRMREVGVVVPDKYTFPCVIKACFDSIEVRKIHGLLFKLGLDLDIFVGSALVNTYLKFGLMEYAQQVFVKMPEKDVVLWNAMVNGYAQIGCFDEALEMFRIMSREGFVVPSSYTVTGVLSIFAVTGDIYNGRGVHGFVVKMGYDSGVTVLNALIDVYGKCKCNNDALNIFEMMNEKDIFSWNSIISVLEQCGDHDGTIRLFDRMLRVGVLPDLVTITTVLPACSNLAALMHGREIHGYMIRKSLGNNGDCQHKFIDDVLMNNALMDMYAKCGSMRIAHKIFDKMSSKDTASWNIMIMGYGMHGNGNEALNMFARMGEANFKPDEVTLVGVLSACNHAGLLRQGRKFFSQMTTKYSVVPTIEHYTCVIDMLGRAGKLKEAYEMVLTMPIEANPVVWRALLAACRLHGDADLAKVAAERVIELEPGHCGSYVLISNIYGVDGQYEEVSEVRETMRQQNVKKTPGCSWIELKEGVNTFVTGDRGHPDAHLIYSELNSLTANLCDHGYVPHI, from the exons ATGAAACCTCTTCTTCATCATTATTCAAGTTCGAAGCTTCAGCATCGTTACTCAGTGAAAGACCTCCGAACATGTATAACCTTATTACAATCTTGTGCAAATGAGAGAAATCTGATTAAAG CTGGATTCATTGCTAATGAGAGATCCAAAGATGGGTTTGAGTTTTACAGAAGAATGCGTGAAGTGGGTGTTGTTGTTCCTGATAAGTATACTTTTCCTTGTGTAATTAAAGCTTGTTTTGATTCAATTGAGGTTAGGAAGATTCATGGGTTGTTGTTTAAACTTGGGTTGGATTTGGATATCTTTGTTGGTAGTGCTTTGGTTAATACTTACTTGAAATTTGGGTTAATGGAGTATGCACAACAAGTGTTTGTGAAAATGCCTGAGAAAGATGTTGTGTTGTGGAATGCTATGGTTAATGGGTATGCACAGATTGGGTGTTTTGATGAAGCTTTGGAGATGTTTAGGATTATGAGTAGAGAAGGTTTTGTTGTGCCAAGTAGTTATACAGTTACTGGGGTGTTGTCGATTTTCGCAGTGACAGGAGATATCTACAATGGAAGAGGTGTTCATGGTTTTGTGGTGAAAATGGGGTATGATTCTGGTGTTACTGTTTTAAATGctttgattgatgtttatggGAAATGTAAGTGTAATAATGATGCATTGAATATTTTTGAGATGATGAATGAGAAGGATATTTTTTCATGGAACTCAATTATATCTGTTCTTGAACAATGTGGTGATCATGATGGTACAATTAGGCTTTTTGATAGGATGTTAAGGGTTGGAGTTTTGCCTGATTTGGTTACTATAACTACAGTTCTTCCGGCTTGTTCTAATCTAGCTGCGTTAATGCACGGTAGAGAGATTCATGGATACATGATTCGTAAATCGTTGGGAAACAATGGCGATTGTCAACACAAGTTTATCGACGATGTGTTGATGAACAATGCTCTTATGGACATGTATGCGAAATGTGGGAGTATGAGAATTGCTCATAAGATTTTCGATAAGATGAGTAGTAAAGACACAGCTTCATGGAATATTATGATAATGGGATACGGTATGCATGGAAATGGCAATGAGGCGCTAAACATGTTTGCTCGAATGGGTGAGGCGAATTTCAAGCCTGATGAGGTCACACTAGTTGGTGTACTATCAGCTTGCAATCATGCTGGTTTGTTAAGACAAGGGCGCAAGTTTTTCTCCCAAATGACAACGAAATACAGCGTGGTTCCAACCATCGAGCACTATACTTGTGTGATTGACATGCTCGGTAGAGCTGGGAAACTTAAGGAGGCATACGAAATGGTACTAACAATGCCAATCGAGGCCAACCCTGTCGTGTGGAGAGCCTTATTGGCAGCATGTCGGCTTCATGGTGATGCAGACCTTGCCAAGGTTGCTGCAGAACGAGTAATCGAGCTTGAACCAGGGCATTGTGGTAGTTATGTTCTGATATCCAATATTTATGGAGTAGATGGTCAATATGAAGAAGTATCAGAAGTTAGAGAAACAATGAGACAACAAAATGTGAAGAAAACACCTGGTTGTAGTTGGATTGAGCTCAAGGAAGGTGTAAATACTTTTGTTACTGGTGATAGGGGCCATCCAGATGCCCATTTGATTTATTCTGAATTGAATTCATTAACTGCTAACCTTTGTGATCATGGATATGTGCCCCATATCTAA
- the LOC115705172 gene encoding uncharacterized protein LOC115705172 gives MSLACLACHNVESPSHSFRSYSVSSSDNNGRCSAIANCLTTWRSSLPTHTTSSSLSTSKVTPQPSMPTSSITGTPRLVRSCAVRRDIVRDWNFDEAVMER, from the coding sequence ATGAGCCTAGCATGTCTTGCATGCCACAATGTAGAAAGTCCATCACACTCATTCAGGAGTTACTCGGTTTCAAGTTCCGATAATAATGGTAGATGTTCTGCTATTGCCAACTGCTTAACCACCTGGAGATCATCACTACCTACTCACACGACGAGTTCTTCCTTATCAACATCTAAAGTAACCCCGCAACCTTCAATGCCAACCAGTAGTATAACAGGTACCCCTCGGTTAGTCAGAAGCTGTGCCGTGAGAAGGGATATTGTTAGAGACTGGAACTTTGATGAGGCTGTGATGGAACGTTAG